One genomic region from Sphingobacterium sp. UGAL515B_05 encodes:
- a CDS encoding SusC/RagA family TonB-linked outer membrane protein, with protein MKKYLLVVLICVVLCLKTSAQVQSVRVQDRDTKRPIAAVSIKDCEGKVFGATDVKGELLLRGQISCLIFRRLGYHPDTLSLDALNRHSWLVYLTPLVNELEEVQVSTGYQTLPKERATGAFDLIGKKELDRQIGPNILNRLDGLSNALLFDKRGGSQNNFLLRGLSTITETIKGPLIVVDNFPYEGDINDINPNDVENISVLKDAAATSIWGAKAGNGVVVITLKKGKFDMPIRLSVTSNISVIDREDPYYRSQVDNSTYIEVERLLFNQGYYDNTLNNKIYNPVVSPVVELLNDHRNKLIDDSALESQLNTIAQGNLRADIARYLRQKGINQQFNVQLSTGSEKLASIWSAGFDKVRSNSVGNENSRFTLRTEQTWRPISKLVLAGGMQFNANKVTNNGISSLAIGSAGLAYPYSRLMDSDGNPSRLEQNYRSRFLDSLGEGKLLDWSYYPLADQKLLDKTDNTNVLKFDLAAAYEWIKGLRSELRYQYFTSNGLLEDRMDHNSFYVRDLINKYSQLKGNVIERPIPLGDILDRTSNRQYGHNMRAQISYDKQSSLGDLNVLIGGEIRNNRGLLHTYRQYGYDNELNISQPVDYRTIFTYYAGLGSNTIWYNFNDERNVDRFASVFFNGSYNLLKKYIVSASARRDASNLFGVNTNNRWKPLWSIGGLWNVDRESFYSWAWMPHLTLRATYGKSGNVNNSVPAQTTITYNSSPGVLGGFTNAYVNNPPNPDLRWEDVSQLNLGLDFGLKHNRVTGSVAYFNKKATDLIAIVNVDPTVGVDYLKRNAASLRTQGWEVQLNTLNIDAPLQWRTTWLFSSNKTRIINYSYRSNVNADMVNSGQSLTPIEGYAAYNLVSYRFMGLTADAGNPQFSVNGQPYSNYADLRSKVSLEDLVFHGSALPEQFGSIRNSFTFGAWEAGINIAYRFNYFFRRESVNYSSLSSNIPLHSDYYKRWQKTGDEATTNVPAFNYPLNSNRDQFYMNSDILVEKGDNITLQDISLIYRLKPKLGYFKSISLQAYARNLGVIWKATKLDLDPNGITMRIPSQFSLGINAQF; from the coding sequence ATGAAAAAATATCTTTTAGTCGTATTGATCTGTGTCGTACTTTGTTTGAAAACATCCGCACAGGTGCAATCAGTCAGGGTTCAGGATCGCGATACAAAACGACCTATTGCGGCTGTATCTATTAAAGATTGCGAGGGAAAGGTCTTCGGCGCCACGGACGTAAAGGGTGAGCTGCTACTGAGGGGACAGATAAGCTGTCTTATTTTTCGACGTCTTGGTTATCACCCTGATACGCTATCACTGGATGCGCTAAACCGACATAGTTGGTTGGTATACCTCACACCTCTAGTCAATGAATTGGAGGAAGTACAGGTATCGACGGGTTATCAAACCTTACCCAAAGAAAGAGCAACGGGAGCTTTTGACCTGATCGGGAAAAAGGAACTGGATAGGCAAATAGGCCCTAATATTCTCAATAGATTGGACGGATTGAGCAATGCCCTATTATTTGACAAACGTGGGGGCAGCCAGAATAACTTTTTGCTCAGGGGGCTGAGCACGATTACAGAAACCATCAAAGGTCCATTGATTGTGGTGGATAACTTTCCTTATGAGGGCGATATCAACGATATCAATCCCAATGATGTGGAAAATATTAGCGTATTGAAAGACGCTGCTGCCACGTCTATTTGGGGAGCTAAGGCTGGCAATGGTGTGGTCGTCATTACGCTAAAGAAAGGGAAATTTGATATGCCGATCCGTCTTTCGGTAACGAGTAATATCTCTGTTATTGATCGGGAGGATCCCTACTACCGGTCGCAGGTCGACAACTCAACCTATATCGAGGTGGAGCGACTTCTCTTTAATCAGGGCTATTACGACAATACGCTCAATAATAAGATCTACAATCCTGTAGTCAGTCCCGTAGTTGAGCTGTTGAACGATCATCGCAATAAGTTGATCGACGACTCTGCCTTGGAATCCCAATTGAATACAATTGCTCAGGGAAACTTGCGTGCTGATATAGCGCGGTACCTACGCCAAAAGGGAATTAATCAACAGTTTAATGTACAGCTGAGTACTGGAAGCGAGAAGCTGGCGTCTATTTGGTCGGCAGGATTTGATAAGGTGCGGAGTAACAGTGTTGGCAATGAAAATAGTCGGTTTACACTTCGTACAGAGCAGACCTGGCGACCGATTTCTAAATTGGTACTTGCGGGGGGGATGCAGTTCAATGCAAATAAAGTGACCAACAATGGTATTTCATCCTTGGCAATTGGAAGTGCAGGGCTAGCTTATCCTTATTCGCGGCTAATGGATAGCGATGGCAATCCGAGTCGATTGGAGCAGAACTACAGAAGTCGTTTTTTGGATTCGCTGGGCGAAGGCAAATTGTTGGATTGGTCGTATTATCCCTTGGCAGATCAGAAACTACTGGATAAGACGGATAATACGAATGTGCTGAAATTTGACCTTGCAGCAGCGTATGAATGGATAAAAGGGCTGCGGTCTGAATTGCGGTATCAGTATTTTACATCGAATGGCCTCCTTGAGGATCGGATGGATCATAACTCATTTTATGTGCGCGATCTCATCAATAAATACAGTCAGTTAAAAGGTAATGTAATTGAACGTCCTATTCCACTGGGTGATATTTTGGATAGAACTTCAAACAGACAATATGGTCACAACATGAGGGCACAGATTTCCTACGATAAACAATCCAGCCTCGGCGATCTGAATGTGTTAATAGGTGGGGAGATAAGGAACAATCGGGGGCTGCTGCACACTTATCGGCAGTACGGATATGACAATGAACTCAACATATCCCAACCTGTTGATTACCGGACAATTTTTACCTACTACGCTGGCCTTGGAAGCAATACGATCTGGTATAACTTTAATGATGAACGCAACGTAGACCGTTTTGCCTCCGTTTTCTTCAATGGATCGTATAATCTGCTCAAAAAATATATAGTCTCTGCAAGCGCACGTCGCGATGCATCAAATCTATTCGGTGTAAATACCAACAATAGATGGAAACCGCTCTGGTCAATTGGTGGTCTCTGGAATGTCGACCGCGAAAGTTTCTATAGCTGGGCTTGGATGCCGCACTTAACCTTACGGGCGACCTACGGAAAAAGTGGAAATGTAAACAATTCAGTTCCTGCACAGACGACTATAACCTATAACTCCAGTCCCGGTGTACTGGGAGGATTCACCAATGCCTATGTCAATAATCCGCCCAATCCAGACCTGCGATGGGAGGACGTCAGCCAGTTAAATTTAGGCCTCGACTTTGGCCTAAAGCACAATCGAGTGACTGGATCGGTAGCTTACTTCAACAAAAAAGCAACCGATTTGATCGCTATTGTGAATGTTGATCCAACTGTAGGTGTCGATTATTTAAAAAGAAATGCCGCAAGCCTGCGTACACAGGGCTGGGAAGTACAGCTCAATACGCTCAACATCGATGCCCCGTTGCAATGGCGTACCACTTGGTTATTTTCTTCTAATAAAACCCGGATTATTAACTATAGCTATCGGTCAAACGTGAATGCTGATATGGTTAATTCAGGGCAATCGCTTACACCAATAGAGGGTTATGCTGCTTATAATCTAGTCAGTTACCGGTTTATGGGACTCACAGCTGATGCCGGTAATCCTCAATTTAGTGTGAACGGACAGCCTTATTCCAATTACGCCGATTTAAGGTCCAAAGTCTCTCTTGAAGATCTGGTATTCCATGGATCTGCACTTCCTGAACAGTTTGGGAGTATCAGAAACAGTTTTACTTTCGGTGCTTGGGAAGCCGGTATCAACATCGCCTATCGTTTCAACTATTTTTTTAGAAGAGAATCAGTCAATTATTCCTCCTTATCCTCCAACATTCCGCTACACAGCGATTATTACAAAAGATGGCAAAAAACGGGTGATGAGGCGACGACTAATGTTCCTGCATTCAATTACCCATTGAATTCCAACAGGGATCAGTTTTATATGAACTCCGACATTTTGGTCGAGAAAGGTGATAACATCACTTTGCAGGACATCAGCTTGATCTACCGCCTGAAACCCAAGCTGGGTTATTTCAAAAGTATTTCCCTACAGGCTTATGCACGCAATCTTGGTGTGATATGGAAGGCGACCAAGCTAGATTTGGATCCAAATGGAATTACTATGCGGATTCCCTCGCAATTTTCTCTAGGTATAAACGCTCAATTTTAA
- a CDS encoding helix-turn-helix domain-containing protein — protein sequence MANNFEKLREAFGGMQKSNAVDRFKKEKAEQSTHRKSQLIALKILRTLRQLGISQKEFSEKLGVSQQQVSKWVKGSENFTMDTIDKIEKVLGIQLIEIKSDDIFIKKLNIKAVCYKEHISSSWETFESNTVVIPVQRPAKNLYVSHALKSAPITETSKYCSEEQFT from the coding sequence ATGGCAAATAATTTTGAAAAACTTCGAGAAGCTTTTGGCGGAATGCAGAAAAGTAATGCTGTTGATCGTTTTAAAAAGGAAAAAGCTGAACAAAGTACACACCGAAAATCTCAATTAATCGCGTTAAAGATTCTTAGAACTTTGCGCCAATTGGGTATATCCCAAAAAGAGTTTAGTGAAAAACTGGGAGTAAGTCAACAACAAGTGAGCAAATGGGTGAAAGGATCTGAAAATTTCACAATGGACACTATTGATAAAATAGAAAAAGTTCTTGGTATACAACTAATTGAAATCAAAAGTGATGACATTTTTATAAAAAAACTTAATATTAAAGCGGTTTGTTATAAAGAACATATAAGTTCATCGTGGGAAACTTTCGAATCGAATACTGTTGTAATACCTGTACAACGTCCTGCAAAGAATTTATATGTATCCCACGCTTTAAAAAGCGCGCCAATAACAGAAACTTCTAAATATTGTAGTGAAGAACAATTTACATAG
- a CDS encoding transposase: MKKSKFSEHQIVNILKEYESGKSTKNICREHGISAPTFYQWKQKYGGMDAQHLKELKALQEENARLKRMFADLSLDHRILKDIIEKKL; encoded by the coding sequence ATGAAAAAGAGCAAGTTTTCAGAACATCAAATCGTTAATATTCTCAAAGAATACGAGTCCGGTAAGTCTACAAAGAATATTTGTAGAGAACATGGTATTTCAGCGCCCACTTTCTACCAATGGAAGCAGAAGTACGGAGGTATGGACGCACAACATCTTAAAGAGTTAAAAGCACTTCAAGAAGAAAATGCCCGTCTAAAACGGATGTTTGCGGATCTGAGTTTGGATCACCGAATTTTAAAAGATATCATTGAAAAAAAGCTCTAA
- a CDS encoding TlpA disulfide reductase family protein, whose product MMKKLKLQSNSSALLYIQILKITVLVILYLLVSMFSISAQTLRKDSGADGLLIKYLKIGDTIPQRLWDIQLDVVGHKAGSKQLTLRDYKDKKLIILDFWATWCSSCIAAFPGLYKLQDDMDGQVKVLSVTYQDRAAVEKFIGKSEFIQTHGLANRFSSIVNDKLLTKFFEKDAIPFTACIDNNGVVRAIAMPSELNAFALNQMIKDRNAVPVAAKVLAFDQPLLQPYYDAKINSYYYSTLLPYGQGISQASSFTVDSTHQCKHLVVPNLNVFMQYGIALQNAQNYIAGLSKIRARRILETNAPDSIIHRLEEDRNFWKYTYESVSPVVWSDTTVYKKMESDLNFYLGMKASYQLRDVACLVMRRADGKKPQQSKELAKVPTVILNGLVENDGSSDGKFLQKAQVGHDKAKNAFIGVEIKNIPNLFNLRSFSVLPFMVDETGFDEKIDLSLPDNLSDISQLKQAFAAQGLTLSLERRNMIMFVLTQDGFKDSGSAMKLTRYGYVAEHGKEPIR is encoded by the coding sequence ATGATGAAAAAATTAAAACTACAATCCAATAGCAGTGCGTTGCTATATATTCAAATACTAAAGATTACGGTACTTGTGATCTTATACTTATTAGTTTCTATGTTTAGTATATCAGCTCAGACGCTTCGCAAGGATAGCGGGGCTGATGGGCTTCTAATTAAATATCTCAAAATAGGGGATACTATCCCCCAGAGACTTTGGGATATACAGCTTGATGTGGTAGGGCATAAGGCCGGATCTAAACAATTGACGCTCCGAGACTATAAGGATAAGAAACTGATTATTCTAGATTTCTGGGCTACTTGGTGCTCATCCTGCATAGCCGCATTCCCTGGTCTCTATAAATTGCAGGACGATATGGACGGCCAGGTCAAAGTACTTTCAGTTACTTACCAAGATCGTGCTGCCGTAGAGAAATTTATTGGCAAAAGTGAGTTTATACAAACCCATGGATTGGCTAATAGGTTTTCATCCATTGTCAATGACAAGCTGCTGACCAAGTTTTTTGAAAAGGATGCAATCCCTTTTACCGCCTGTATTGACAATAATGGCGTGGTACGTGCAATAGCAATGCCGAGTGAACTAAATGCGTTTGCTTTAAATCAGATGATCAAAGACCGAAACGCAGTCCCCGTAGCGGCCAAAGTACTCGCATTTGACCAACCATTGTTGCAGCCTTATTATGATGCTAAGATCAACAGTTATTATTACAGCACCTTACTGCCCTATGGGCAGGGGATATCGCAGGCGAGCAGTTTTACGGTAGACTCCACCCATCAGTGTAAGCACCTCGTTGTACCCAACCTCAATGTATTTATGCAATATGGTATCGCATTGCAAAATGCTCAAAATTATATTGCCGGCCTTTCCAAGATTCGCGCTAGACGTATACTCGAAACAAATGCTCCCGATAGTATAATCCACAGATTGGAGGAGGATCGGAATTTTTGGAAATATACCTACGAATCGGTAAGCCCAGTGGTATGGAGTGATACAACCGTTTACAAAAAAATGGAAAGCGACCTCAATTTCTATCTCGGAATGAAAGCATCTTATCAATTACGTGATGTTGCATGCTTGGTGATGCGCCGTGCTGATGGTAAAAAGCCCCAGCAAAGTAAGGAATTGGCTAAGGTGCCAACAGTCATATTGAACGGTCTGGTGGAGAACGATGGGAGCTCAGACGGCAAGTTTTTGCAAAAGGCACAGGTTGGACACGATAAGGCAAAGAATGCATTTATCGGCGTTGAAATAAAAAATATCCCCAATCTGTTTAACCTCAGGTCTTTCTCGGTACTGCCCTTTATGGTCGATGAAACGGGGTTTGATGAAAAGATAGACTTATCGCTACCCGATAATCTCAGCGATATAAGCCAATTGAAACAGGCTTTCGCGGCACAAGGGCTGACTTTATCGCTTGAAAGACGAAATATGATCATGTTCGTCTTAACACAGGATGGATTTAAAGACAGTGGTAGTGCAATGAAATTGACGCGCTACGGTTATGTAGCCGAGCATGGAAAGGAGCCGATACGATGA
- a CDS encoding helix-turn-helix domain-containing protein: MIKPYTFNLGSDYKIVSCPTQAITFPIRHAQQQHWESPRNRVSEQTFDGRFAYLYSYEYWIEEAMDIAIEIRLEDLHLIYPLFSQQTIFAKQAAADFVVEILPSYGSYFYLPPGQYNLHLPVGHHILIGFVIDAGMFRPPALQHFRFLVPLLRARKERSPFPVQSIRFRVGSITIKYLQLIFSRLNPYILDNECILLKHLIFLVNLSRFKLLEQNSDIPLPEQARQLLELFIVQEGAHARLKDIAKALRIAHATLSRKYHAYHGVSMRADRNRLLLQHIGQLLIENERQAATAELAGFGGVSEMNRFICRMSGMTTAEYKKHIETQQHK; encoded by the coding sequence ATGATAAAACCCTATACTTTCAACCTGGGGAGCGACTATAAGATAGTTTCTTGCCCCACACAAGCAATCACTTTCCCTATACGTCATGCCCAGCAGCAGCATTGGGAATCCCCTCGCAACCGGGTGAGCGAACAGACTTTTGACGGCCGTTTTGCCTATCTCTATTCCTATGAATACTGGATCGAAGAGGCCATGGACATCGCTATCGAGATCAGACTGGAAGACTTGCATCTGATCTATCCCCTATTCAGCCAGCAGACCATCTTTGCCAAACAGGCCGCCGCGGATTTTGTGGTTGAAATTTTGCCCAGCTATGGCAGCTATTTTTACCTACCGCCGGGACAATACAACCTTCATCTGCCTGTGGGGCATCATATTTTGATAGGCTTTGTTATCGATGCGGGCATGTTCAGGCCACCGGCACTGCAGCATTTCAGATTCCTCGTTCCCCTTCTCCGGGCCCGAAAGGAACGTTCGCCTTTTCCTGTCCAAAGCATCCGATTTCGCGTGGGCAGCATTACGATCAAATACCTGCAGCTTATCTTCAGCCGTCTCAATCCCTATATCCTCGACAATGAGTGCATCCTGCTCAAACATCTTATTTTTTTGGTCAACCTGAGCCGCTTCAAACTGCTGGAGCAGAACTCCGACATCCCGCTTCCGGAGCAGGCAAGGCAGCTGCTCGAGCTGTTCATTGTGCAGGAAGGAGCACATGCCCGACTGAAGGATATTGCGAAAGCACTGCGCATAGCGCATGCTACCCTGAGCCGAAAATACCATGCGTACCATGGTGTCAGCATGCGCGCAGACCGCAACAGACTGCTGCTGCAGCATATCGGCCAATTGCTCATCGAAAATGAGAGACAGGCGGCCACCGCAGAACTGGCCGGATTCGGCGGGGTCAGCGAGATGAACCGCTTTATTTGCCGAATGAGCGGCATGACCACCGCCGAGTATAAAAAGCACATCGAAACACAACAGCATAAATAG
- a CDS encoding MauE/DoxX family redox-associated membrane protein, with the protein MERSEKYIQHHGTGAASTVSIKVQQSKWQNHMDWYILITLVMLILLLFFTGLGKVFNHAAFVSQLHKQPLPQWSMAILSYLLPMLELGTVLLMCIPQVRIWGLGLAILLMTAYSIYAYLAYIEIYGYVPCACGKVFEKMSWKQHFQFNLAVTLLAAPAWLMEYKVKLMEYKKTAIKTMHSESRRGFDQQER; encoded by the coding sequence ATGGAACGAAGCGAAAAATATATACAACATCATGGAACTGGGGCGGCAAGTACAGTGTCCATAAAAGTTCAGCAATCAAAATGGCAAAACCATATGGACTGGTATATTCTGATCACATTAGTTATGCTGATCCTATTGCTTTTCTTCACTGGACTTGGAAAAGTATTTAACCATGCTGCTTTTGTGAGTCAGCTTCACAAACAGCCACTTCCACAATGGTCGATGGCCATTTTGAGCTATTTGCTTCCGATGTTGGAGCTGGGGACTGTCCTCCTGATGTGTATTCCACAGGTAAGGATATGGGGCTTGGGGCTAGCTATTTTATTGATGACAGCCTATTCGATCTATGCCTATTTGGCTTATATCGAAATCTATGGTTATGTGCCCTGTGCCTGCGGAAAAGTATTTGAGAAAATGAGCTGGAAACAACATTTTCAATTCAATCTGGCGGTTACTTTACTTGCGGCACCGGCATGGCTGATGGAATACAAAGTAAAGCTGATGGAATATAAAAAAACAGCAATAAAAACTATGCATAGCGAATCCCGACGGGGATTCGACCAGCAGGAAAGGTAG
- a CDS encoding RagB/SusD family nutrient uptake outer membrane protein, whose protein sequence is MKTNIISTILCCLLITLAGCNKFLDEKSKSSLAVPKTLKDLQALLDYELYTVRSFPIGMDVASDYYFMNDKDVKSLAAELSDVYLLNNEQTKLTDWTESYKKIMYANIVLDNVDQADLDGMSNSDRDLVKGTALFHRGWNFFWLAQEFSQAYEVGTAKDELGIPLRTTSDINVSFQRANLEDTFSQITKDLRDAAGLLPNLPLKKTRPSKAAAYAVLARVFLYMGNVSEALNYANLSLAIQKGLIDYRTVSPTAAIPFELMNKEVIFHSGMASSGGIFTGTKSFVDTVLFEQYNGGDLRKILYYKKNANGFYNFKGNYAGTIGSYAFCGLAVDELYLIKAECEARSNQLIDAGNTMVELLKARYETGKLPIVPSGKTELIDFILSERRKELAFRFGTRWSDIKRLNKHYNVGIRIVRTFDGKEYVLESNDKRFALLIPYSVVVAGGLVQNPR, encoded by the coding sequence ATGAAGACAAACATAATTTCAACTATACTATGCTGCTTGTTGATAACATTGGCAGGATGTAACAAATTCTTGGATGAGAAATCCAAAAGTTCATTGGCAGTTCCCAAAACATTGAAAGATCTACAGGCATTATTGGATTATGAGCTTTATACCGTACGCAGCTTTCCGATCGGGATGGATGTCGCCTCTGACTATTATTTTATGAACGATAAAGATGTGAAAAGTTTGGCTGCGGAATTAAGTGATGTTTATCTATTGAATAATGAACAGACTAAATTGACAGACTGGACCGAAAGCTACAAGAAGATTATGTATGCGAATATCGTTTTGGATAACGTTGATCAGGCAGATTTGGATGGTATGTCAAATTCGGACAGGGATTTGGTCAAGGGAACGGCATTGTTTCACAGGGGATGGAATTTCTTCTGGCTGGCCCAGGAGTTTTCGCAGGCTTATGAAGTCGGTACTGCAAAGGATGAGCTCGGCATCCCACTTCGTACGACCTCAGATATCAATGTTAGCTTTCAACGCGCGAATTTAGAGGATACTTTTTCCCAGATTACAAAAGATCTTCGGGATGCAGCTGGTCTGCTCCCTAATCTGCCGCTCAAAAAGACGAGGCCATCCAAAGCTGCCGCTTATGCTGTACTGGCCAGGGTGTTTCTCTACATGGGGAATGTGAGCGAAGCCTTAAATTATGCGAATCTTTCATTAGCGATCCAAAAGGGTCTTATTGATTATCGGACGGTGTCGCCAACAGCGGCAATTCCATTTGAATTAATGAATAAGGAAGTTATCTTTCATAGTGGTATGGCGTCATCAGGCGGCATATTTACGGGAACAAAATCTTTTGTCGACACAGTACTGTTTGAACAGTACAACGGAGGTGATTTGAGGAAGATATTGTATTACAAAAAAAATGCAAATGGATTTTACAATTTCAAAGGAAATTATGCGGGTACTATAGGGAGCTATGCATTTTGCGGTCTTGCGGTAGATGAACTTTATTTGATTAAAGCCGAATGTGAAGCAAGGTCAAATCAGTTGATTGATGCTGGTAATACGATGGTTGAATTGTTGAAAGCACGTTATGAAACGGGCAAGCTACCCATTGTCCCCAGCGGGAAGACTGAACTGATCGACTTTATATTGAGCGAACGTAGAAAGGAACTGGCTTTTCGCTTTGGTACGCGATGGTCGGATATAAAACGGCTGAATAAGCACTATAATGTAGGCATTCGAATCGTACGTACCTTTGATGGAAAGGAATATGTTTTAGAATCTAACGATAAGCGATTTGCGCTATTGATCCCATACTCGGTTGTCGTTGCTGGAGGGCTTGTCCAGAATCCGCGATAG
- a CDS encoding IS3 family transposase, with protein MVDGAIEEQGISIYRACKIVCMSRSMYYYAHKKNDQTVISKLMDLAARYPTWGFQTYYGKIRLEGLLWNRKRVLRVYRNINLKLRTKRKRRIPSRIKEKLLVPGSVNDTWSIDFMSDSLADGRRFRVLNVIDDYNRESLINEAFYSIPGNRLVQKLKELIMYRSKPKRIRTDNGPEFLSKVFTDFCAENGIALQYIQPGKPAQNAYIERLNRTFREDVLDAYLFGSLTEVNAIAYEWQVDYNENHPHTALNGLSPWLYAKESLVS; from the coding sequence CTGGTCGATGGGGCAATAGAAGAGCAAGGGATCAGTATTTACAGAGCCTGTAAGATTGTTTGTATGAGTCGTAGCATGTACTATTACGCACATAAAAAGAACGATCAAACTGTTATTTCAAAGTTAATGGATCTTGCTGCTCGTTATCCTACCTGGGGCTTCCAGACCTATTATGGCAAGATACGTCTAGAAGGACTTTTGTGGAACAGAAAAAGGGTACTTCGAGTTTATCGAAATATCAATTTAAAGCTCAGAACCAAACGCAAACGCCGAATTCCGTCAAGGATTAAAGAGAAACTCTTAGTTCCCGGATCAGTTAATGACACTTGGTCGATTGATTTCATGAGCGACTCTTTGGCCGATGGCAGAAGGTTTAGAGTACTTAATGTCATCGATGATTATAATCGTGAATCATTGATAAATGAAGCATTCTATTCAATACCAGGCAATAGACTGGTACAAAAATTAAAGGAATTGATCATGTATAGATCTAAACCTAAGCGTATAAGAACGGACAACGGGCCTGAATTTTTGTCCAAGGTCTTCACCGACTTTTGTGCTGAAAACGGAATCGCACTGCAATATATACAGCCTGGAAAACCCGCTCAAAATGCTTACATCGAACGGTTGAATCGAACATTTAGAGAAGACGTGCTAGATGCATATCTGTTTGGTTCTCTAACAGAAGTTAATGCAATTGCTTATGAGTGGCAGGTTGATTACAACGAAAATCATCCACATACAGCGCTGAATGGACTAAGTCCCTGGTTATACGCTAAGGAATCTTTAGTTTCTTAA